The Lytechinus pictus isolate F3 Inbred chromosome 15, Lp3.0, whole genome shotgun sequence genome contains a region encoding:
- the LOC129277366 gene encoding NXPE family member 3-like, producing MPKDAQDFKLMEFLFLTHSFFSRCVMCASFHPHILMNNLTLSHTNRSNKMLRGSVKSVRVINVNSTQRPMKRIEDLPVCTLGYNSEQPEVAGYYEMDNWYPPTCQVRRFRNMAKMKKCFRNRQFFFFGDSTIRQLHEYYLDTLKLSKSFLGEEGSGYTGPVSGRDVSNNITKFFAFHKYPVGKQSWTYDKDLEYIATRINNLSSSGFPVVVVSVWAHFESAPPVIYEERVRGIVLAMGKLLDRNKRAVALFKSGNTRQIKSLGQHACCSDWYARGTEERMRKIIFRDKRIGFIDAWDMTHAQLLADDAHPKGSHVANMNDQLLTFLGCS from the coding sequence ATGCctaaagatgcgcaagactttaAACTGATGGAATTTCTTTTCCTGACTCACTCTTTTTTTAGCCGATGCGTAATGTGTGCTTCATTTCATCCCCATATTCTAATGAATAACCTAACATTGTCACACACTAATAGGTCGAACAAAATGCTCCGTGGTTCGGTAAAGTCTGTGAGAGTGATCAATGTGAATTCCACTCAAAGACCCATGAAAAGGATCGAAGATCTACCAGTTTGTACACTAGGCTACAACAGCGAGCAGCCAGAAGTTGCGGGCTACTACGAAATGGACAATTGGTACCCTCCAACTTGTCAGGTTCGTCGCTTCAGAAATATGGCTAAAATGAAGAAGTGTTTCAGAAACAGgcaattcttcttctttggTGATTCCACTATACGACAGCTACACGAGTACTATCTCGATACGCTGAAATTATCCAAATCTTTCCTCGGAGAGGAGGGGTCTGGCTACACAGGACCAGTTTCGGGCCGAGATGTGAGCAACAATATAACGAAATTTTTCGCTTTTCATAAGTATCCCGTTGGCAAACAGAGTTGGACCTACGACAAAGATTTGGAGTATATTGCGACGAGGATCAACAACCTTTCAAGTTCCGGGTTTCCGGTGGTAGTTGTTTCTGTTTGGGCGCACTTTGAGTCGGCTCCTCCTGTGATTTATGAAGAAAGGGTCCGGGGAATAGTACTTGCCATGGGGAAGTTGCTTGACAGGAACAAACGAGCTGTGGCCTTATTTAAGAGCGGCAACACGCGACAAATTAAATCATTGGGCCAACATGCTTGCTGCAGTGATTGGTACGCGAGAGGCACTGAAGAGCGCATGCGTAAGATCATCTTTCGGGACAAGAGGATTGGTTTCATCGATGCTTGGGATATGACTCATGCGCAGTTATTAGCTGATGATGCTCATCCCAAAGGCTCTCATGTTGCCAACATGAACGATCAACTTCTCACGTTCTTAGGATGCTCCTGA